In the genome of Actinomadura graeca, one region contains:
- a CDS encoding S8 family peptidase, with protein sequence MRAVHRRLLLAGAVATCVGGAAAFPVLAADPSPAPVQVTAAEGTPLPGRYIVTLKDGASTDAAAKNVSAAGVQRFDGVLNGFAARLTGGQLDKLRRDRRVAAIEQDQVVKVATTQRAPLPWGLDRIDQRGRKLSKTYSYSATGTGVTAYVIDTGLSVGHKEFGGRAAIAWKASEYPDGNDCNGHGTHVAGIIGAKTYGVAKNVKLRALRVLGCDGSGAMSNLVAAAQWLRTHAAKPAVANMSVGGPKSAALNTAVTNLSKSGVFVSVAAGNDNIDACRVSPASAGWVMTVGATTVYDNRADFSNWGKCVDISAPGYGVVSTWPGGGTKTLNGTSMATPYVSGVAALYLTTHRGATFPTVQKWLNDNSTKNALGRLRGQANRLLYKGKL encoded by the coding sequence TTGCGGGCTGTCCACCGAAGGCTCCTGCTGGCCGGCGCGGTCGCGACATGCGTGGGCGGCGCGGCGGCGTTCCCGGTCCTCGCCGCCGACCCGTCCCCGGCGCCCGTCCAGGTGACGGCGGCCGAGGGCACCCCGCTGCCCGGCCGGTACATCGTCACGCTGAAGGACGGCGCGTCCACCGACGCCGCCGCGAAGAACGTGAGCGCGGCCGGCGTCCAGCGGTTCGACGGCGTCCTGAACGGGTTCGCCGCGCGGCTCACCGGCGGCCAGCTCGACAAGCTGCGCCGTGACAGGCGCGTCGCCGCGATCGAGCAGGACCAGGTCGTGAAGGTCGCGACCACCCAGCGCGCACCGCTGCCGTGGGGCCTGGACCGCATCGACCAGCGCGGCCGGAAGCTGTCGAAGACCTACTCCTACAGCGCCACCGGCACAGGTGTGACGGCGTACGTCATCGACACCGGCCTCTCCGTCGGGCACAAGGAGTTCGGCGGACGCGCGGCCATCGCGTGGAAGGCGAGCGAGTACCCGGACGGCAACGACTGCAACGGGCACGGGACGCACGTCGCGGGCATCATCGGGGCCAAGACCTACGGTGTCGCCAAGAACGTCAAGCTGCGGGCGCTGCGCGTCCTCGGCTGCGACGGCAGCGGCGCGATGTCCAACCTCGTCGCCGCGGCGCAGTGGCTGCGCACCCACGCCGCGAAGCCCGCCGTCGCGAACATGTCGGTCGGCGGGCCGAAGTCCGCGGCGCTGAACACCGCGGTCACGAACCTGTCCAAGTCGGGCGTGTTCGTGTCCGTCGCCGCCGGCAACGACAACATCGACGCCTGCCGCGTCTCGCCCGCCAGCGCCGGCTGGGTCATGACGGTCGGCGCGACGACCGTCTACGACAACCGCGCCGACTTCTCCAACTGGGGCAAGTGCGTGGACATCAGCGCACCCGGGTACGGCGTCGTCTCCACCTGGCCCGGAGGCGGGACCAAGACCCTCAACGGGACGTCGATGGCCACGCCCTACGTGAGCGGTGTCGCGGCGCTCTACCTGACCACCCACCGCGGGGCCACCTTCCCGACGGTTCAGAAGTGGCTGAACGACAACTCCACCAAGAACGCCCTCGGACGCCTGCGCGGGCAGGCGAACAGGTTGCTCTACAAGGGCAAGTTGTGA